One genomic segment of Humidesulfovibrio mexicanus includes these proteins:
- a CDS encoding phage tail tape measure protein: protein MAAMKASIILDLGGNLAAQARRNEAALGGLARSGQRDMGLLSRSAQAAGRGLDALGNRYTAALAGAGAAYKSARAVMDSAQLDKSLIRVTQTAGATRQAAAALRRELLEMAKETGQSVDDLLVGFNALVASGMEWDKALATIGPINKAMAVTGANAKVLSDGLTVAAEAFQFDLSKPDLAARMLDKMTVAGRLGKVELENLSGVFAGIGQNAKAAGMSFEQTLGFAEKLSIIEQNPDRLRTLADSTLRLFTNLNYQKKASQATGVSFYNAKGERRAAIDVLEDISAKYKKATTDAQRDRFIDAAFGDADLDTKKGLGSLLKGDALAEMRVMIGKIEQASGAIAKDLPDALANSVDQVARLKAALRQAADGFAKPVNETIQNAIKHLLDERKLSGEQLLAGGAAAAGIGFGLVKGGGKLLQKVGGMGAGVATGKALQEFAGVTPVYVVNMPAGGLGAGGNAANIGDAVAKGGGKYAKLGTAAKYAGRIGMAVAVADTGYELYKAWTGDGTTGEKVKATTKGVGGLGGAWLGAKAGAAAGAGIGSLFAGVGAAPGAAIGGLLGGIGGFFAGRLGGEALGEKLTAEDIGNAVGRSVSEKEARLRIDVTGPGTVRDLHAKGFEPDVYTGLYMY, encoded by the coding sequence ATGGCGGCGATGAAAGCGTCAATCATTCTGGACCTGGGCGGCAATCTGGCTGCCCAGGCCAGGCGCAACGAGGCCGCCCTGGGCGGCCTTGCTCGTTCGGGTCAACGGGACATGGGACTGCTCTCCCGCTCGGCGCAGGCGGCAGGGCGCGGGCTGGATGCCTTGGGAAACAGGTATACGGCTGCCTTGGCCGGGGCGGGCGCTGCGTACAAGTCCGCCCGTGCGGTCATGGACTCCGCGCAGCTCGACAAGAGCCTGATCCGCGTCACGCAGACCGCCGGGGCAACGCGCCAAGCTGCTGCCGCCCTGCGCCGGGAACTGCTTGAAATGGCCAAAGAGACAGGCCAGTCCGTAGACGACCTGCTCGTGGGCTTCAACGCCTTGGTCGCATCGGGCATGGAATGGGACAAGGCCCTGGCCACCATCGGGCCGATCAACAAAGCCATGGCCGTCACGGGAGCCAACGCAAAGGTCTTGTCCGACGGACTCACCGTAGCCGCCGAGGCCTTCCAGTTCGATTTGAGCAAGCCAGACCTAGCGGCGCGAATGCTGGACAAGATGACCGTTGCGGGCCGACTGGGCAAAGTCGAGCTGGAAAACCTTTCCGGCGTATTTGCGGGCATCGGCCAAAATGCCAAGGCGGCGGGTATGTCCTTTGAGCAGACCCTGGGGTTTGCCGAAAAGCTCTCCATAATTGAGCAGAATCCCGACAGGCTGCGCACGCTAGCCGACTCGACCTTACGGCTATTCACCAATCTGAACTACCAAAAGAAGGCGAGTCAGGCCACGGGAGTAAGTTTCTACAATGCCAAGGGTGAACGGCGGGCAGCCATTGATGTCCTTGAGGACATCTCCGCGAAATACAAGAAAGCGACGACCGACGCCCAGCGCGATCGGTTCATTGATGCCGCATTTGGGGACGCGGACCTGGATACTAAAAAGGGCTTGGGCTCGCTGCTCAAGGGTGACGCACTCGCAGAAATGCGAGTGATGATCGGCAAAATTGAGCAGGCGAGCGGCGCCATCGCCAAAGACCTTCCCGACGCGCTGGCCAACTCCGTTGACCAGGTTGCGCGCCTGAAGGCTGCGCTTCGGCAGGCTGCTGACGGCTTCGCCAAGCCCGTAAACGAGACCATCCAGAACGCCATCAAGCACCTGTTGGATGAGCGTAAGCTCAGCGGTGAGCAATTGCTGGCGGGCGGAGCGGCGGCGGCGGGGATTGGCTTCGGCCTGGTCAAGGGCGGCGGCAAGTTGCTTCAGAAGGTCGGAGGCATGGGCGCTGGCGTGGCCACGGGCAAGGCGCTCCAGGAGTTCGCCGGGGTGACGCCTGTCTACGTGGTGAACATGCCCGCAGGAGGCCTTGGCGCGGGCGGCAACGCCGCAAACATTGGCGACGCTGTTGCGAAAGGCGGCGGCAAGTACGCCAAGCTGGGGACGGCTGCGAAATACGCCGGGCGCATCGGCATGGCCGTAGCCGTGGCGGATACAGGCTATGAACTCTACAAGGCCTGGACCGGGGACGGGACAACCGGAGAGAAGGTGAAGGCCACAACCAAGGGCGTGGGCGGCCTGGGCGGTGCCTGGCTTGGGGCGAAGGCAGGGGCGGCGGCTGGCGCGGGCATAGGCTCGCTGTTCGCTGGCGTGGGCGCTGCTCCTGGCGCGGCCATCGGCGGCCTGCTGGGCGGGATTGGTGGCTTTTTCGCAGGTCGGCTCGGTGGCGAAGCCCTTGGGGAGAAGCTCACGGCAGAAGACATTGGCAACGCAGTGGGCCGGAGCGTGAGCGAAAAGGAGGCACGCCTGCGCATCGATGTCACCGGTCCGGGCACCGTACGCGACCTGCACGCAAAGGGCTTTGAGCCTGATGTGTACACCGGGCTGTACATGTACTAG